A genomic stretch from Pararhizobium sp. IMCC21322 includes:
- a CDS encoding DUF2842 domain-containing protein has translation MTPGALVNCKDDLFTHGSKPLPKRLRKLLGTFVLVTYVIVYCLLVMKLASATLPNIGGWGHLGFYVFFGLIWVVPAAVIVWWMQRPEAQSG, from the coding sequence TTGACGCCCGGCGCGCTAGTTAACTGCAAAGATGACCTCTTTACCCACGGATCAAAGCCTTTGCCAAAGCGCCTGCGAAAACTGCTCGGAACTTTTGTGTTGGTCACTTATGTGATTGTGTATTGCCTGCTGGTGATGAAACTTGCGTCGGCAACTCTGCCAAATATCGGCGGCTGGGGGCATCTTGGATTTTATGTATTCTTCGGCCTTATCTGGGTCGTTCCTGCAGCCGTGATTGTGTGGTGGATGCAGCGCCCGGAAGCTCAGTCCGGTTAA